One genomic segment of Hevea brasiliensis isolate MT/VB/25A 57/8 chromosome 3, ASM3005281v1, whole genome shotgun sequence includes these proteins:
- the LOC110655008 gene encoding glutathione S-transferase L3 isoform X2 — MAAIALDKSVPEKLPPVLDPTAEQPPLFDGTIRLYVAYICPYAQRVWIIRNYKGLQDKIKLIPLNLQSRPAWYGEKVYPPNKVPSLEHNGKIIGESLDLIKYLDSNFEGQSLLPEDPAKREFAEELLAYSDTFNKIVFTSFKGDPTKEAGPAFDYLENALHKFDDGPFLLGQFSLVDIAYIPFVERFHVFLLEVFKYDIIAGRPKLEAWIEEINKIEAYKQTKIDPKENVEAFKKRFLAR; from the exons ATGGCTGCTATTGC tTTGGACAAGAGCGTGCCGGAGAAATTACCTCCGGTGCTGGATCCTACTGCAGAGCAACCTCCACTCTTCGATGGAACCATaag GTTGTATGTCGCCTACATATGTCCATATGCACAGCGAGTGTGGATCATCAGGAACTATAAG GGATTACAAGACAAGATCAAGCTGATTCCTCTCAATCTTCAAAGTAGGCCTGCTTGGTATGGAGAGAAAGTTTACCCTCCCAATAAG GTGCCATCTTTGGAACACAATGGAAAAATCATTGGGGAGAGTCTTGATTTGATTAAATACCTTGATAGCAACTTTGAAGGGCAATCTCTTCTTCCTGAA GATCCTGCTAAAAGGGAATTCGCTGAAGAGTTACTTGCCTATTCTGATACATTCAACAAAATTGTGTTTACTTCATTTAAGGGCGATCCAACCAAAGAAGCTG GTCCTGCTTTTGATTACTTGGAAAATGCTCTTCACAAATTTGATGATGGGCCATTCTTGCTTGGCCAATTCAGTTTG GTAGATATAGCCTATATTCCCTTTGTTGAAAGATTCCACGTCTTCTTATTAGAGGTATTCAAATATGATATCATCGCAGGCAGGCCTAAACTTGAAGCTTGGATTGAG GAGATAAACAAGATTGAGGCTTACAAGCAGACGAAAATAGATCCTAAAGAGAATGTTGAAGCATTCAAGAAGCGCTTTCTG GCTCGGTAA
- the LOC110655008 gene encoding glutathione S-transferase L3 isoform X1 has product MAAIALDKSVPEKLPPVLDPTAEQPPLFDGTIRLYVAYICPYAQRVWIIRNYKGLQDKIKLIPLNLQSRPAWYGEKVYPPNKVPSLEHNGKIIGESLDLIKYLDSNFEGQSLLPEDPAKREFAEELLAYSDTFNKIVFTSFKGDPTKEAGPAFDYLENALHKFDDGPFLLGQFSLVDIAYIPFVERFHVFLLEVFKYDIIAGRPKLEAWIEEINKIEAYKQTKIDPKENVEAFKKRFLVNT; this is encoded by the exons ATGGCTGCTATTGC tTTGGACAAGAGCGTGCCGGAGAAATTACCTCCGGTGCTGGATCCTACTGCAGAGCAACCTCCACTCTTCGATGGAACCATaag GTTGTATGTCGCCTACATATGTCCATATGCACAGCGAGTGTGGATCATCAGGAACTATAAG GGATTACAAGACAAGATCAAGCTGATTCCTCTCAATCTTCAAAGTAGGCCTGCTTGGTATGGAGAGAAAGTTTACCCTCCCAATAAG GTGCCATCTTTGGAACACAATGGAAAAATCATTGGGGAGAGTCTTGATTTGATTAAATACCTTGATAGCAACTTTGAAGGGCAATCTCTTCTTCCTGAA GATCCTGCTAAAAGGGAATTCGCTGAAGAGTTACTTGCCTATTCTGATACATTCAACAAAATTGTGTTTACTTCATTTAAGGGCGATCCAACCAAAGAAGCTG GTCCTGCTTTTGATTACTTGGAAAATGCTCTTCACAAATTTGATGATGGGCCATTCTTGCTTGGCCAATTCAGTTTG GTAGATATAGCCTATATTCCCTTTGTTGAAAGATTCCACGTCTTCTTATTAGAGGTATTCAAATATGATATCATCGCAGGCAGGCCTAAACTTGAAGCTTGGATTGAG GAGATAAACAAGATTGAGGCTTACAAGCAGACGAAAATAGATCCTAAAGAGAATGTTGAAGCATTCAAGAAGCGCTTTCTGGTGAACACCTAA